The Gammaproteobacteria bacterium genomic sequence CAATATTGATTCAACACAGCATTCAAACCGACAATATACTCGTCAAGGCAGATACCGATGAGATCCATCAGATCCTGATCAATTTATGCACCAACGCGGCACATAGCATTTCCAACTCCGGCAGGATTGACATCACACTGGATACAACAACCTTTCCTGACACAAACCTGAGTTTCATTAGCCTCAATCCGGGCGACTACGCCCATTTGTCAGTGAGCGATACAGGCTCCGGTATGGACAAGGCTACACTTGAGCGCGCCTGTGATCCTTTCTTTACCACCAAGGATGTCGGCATAGGAACCGGCATGGGTCTCGCTCTTGTCTATAAGCTCATGCGGAGCTATGACGGCGCACTCCACATCGAAAGCGCAGTGGGCAAAGGGACAACCGCCCACTTGTTTTTCCCCATATACGAAACAATTGAGCAAAACGACAGAGGACACAAATATGTCAACCATACTCGTTATTGACGATAACGTAGATTTTCGAGAATCCTTAGCGGACCTACTGCGACTTGATGGCTACGATGTTCTTGAAGCACCCGACGGCGATGAAGGTATCAATATATACAAACAAAATCCTATTGATCTGGTCATCACCGACATTGTCATGCCAAATAAGGAAGGGATCTCCACCATCATCGAACTTAAGAAAATTCAGCCCGATGTAAAAATCTTTTCAGTATCCGGCGGCGGTAGATCCACGCTCGACCCTGCCGCCTGCTTGCAGCCGGCCAGCAAGCTTGGGGCGATGTATACGTTTCAAAAACCGATTGATCGCACTGCCTTTATGGAGGCCGTCCACAAGGCTATTCCTCACTAACGACCTTTGCAGAATCTAGGGATTTTTTAGGCCCGCTAAACGAAATTATTTTACGATACCTGACCTGAACG encodes the following:
- a CDS encoding response regulator — protein: MSTILVIDDNVDFRESLADLLRLDGYDVLEAPDGDEGINIYKQNPIDLVITDIVMPNKEGISTIIELKKIQPDVKIFSVSGGGRSTLDPAACLQPASKLGAMYTFQKPIDRTAFMEAVHKAIPH